Genomic DNA from Oncorhynchus clarkii lewisi isolate Uvic-CL-2024 unplaced genomic scaffold, UVic_Ocla_1.0 unplaced_contig_546_pilon_pilon, whole genome shotgun sequence:
TTGGCCAGGGGTTCTAGCAGGAACGTCAGCATTGTGTTGTGCAGTGGGCCACGTGAAGCGTCTGCTAGGGTGTTATAAGAAAACAGCATCAAAGCCTGTTCTGCACTTTCATGCTGTTTTCTCGAGGCACAGTCAACATGGTAGTAGGAAGCATGGCACATGACATGGTTGTTACTGTATTTTTAGCATTGAAATTGACCATCACAATGGTTCTGTTTTGAAAGCTCAACAAAGCTTTGTTTTCTGGCTTGTTTTGATAGTTCATACATAGCTGCGCTGTTGCTCACAGTAGGTTCATTCATGTTTTGAATTTATACTCCATTCAAAACTGACCAGTAGAGGTCAACTTGAAGATCTCGCTTGATATCTACTCTGTGGACCTTTGACCCCTATTGTGTAACCTTAcgacctcttctcttcctccccccccaGCCTGGCGAACATTCCTCTGACCCCCGAGACGGCGCGCGACCAGGAGCGGCGAATCCGCCGGGAGATCGCCAACAGCAACGAGCGGCGGCGCATGCAGAGCATCAACTCCGGCTTCCAATCGCTCAAGACGCTCATCCCCCACAGCGACGGAGAGAAACTCAGCAAGGTGGGTCcgagggaggaaaggaagggagagaaactCAGCAAGGTAGGTCAGACTTTGACTTGTTTATTAGACAATAACAAATTAAAACCGTGTAGCAAACTACAACATGCATTAATGAAATTATAAGAGGACACAATAAAGGCAGAAAGGTCCACCACACATTGTGGTCAAGGAAATGGAGGGGGAACATTTAGCAAGGTCA
This window encodes:
- the LOC139397353 gene encoding transcription factor AP-4-like, with translation MEYFMVPAQKVPSLQHFRKTEKEVIGGLCSLANIPLTPETARDQERRIRREIANSNERRRMQSINSGFQSLKTLIPHSDGEKLSKVGPREERKGEKLSKVGQTLT